One Dictyostelium discoideum AX4 chromosome 3 chromosome, whole genome shotgun sequence genomic region harbors:
- a CDS encoding DG1041 family protein: MKSLLFIFSLIFILLIISTKKSNGQSLYSFDFSSARVTISGQPHFKVDYYPGSTNTNYKGDFYPDLETNTNVKKYSFTGNSTLSSTTNYRTTGFLTPAIDRIDNPISTMITDINSVLIVPAGITITVNSSNSIPTLLVKGRLILNPTFNSKLVCQKVIIFPGGVVESIPASTSNHSIVINGFDPTDYPSWDPLKTSSFISLGGSVTLRGFDTSSMWTGVNNSFTSYGGTFLKSFSYPTSNQPVYKLVSPLLQTAVNFNPNYTLSNYYTGLSGASGIYHSRDGTNYGGAGYILMRPFLKNLFVSGVFSSSMVFTLDSSVNIENSVFSDIGHTTSSPLDDYTLDSTYTITHVGTNPSDRYPITILHNKLAVNIQNNMFIPLNDYTNQQSLTPRAYIGIKRSFGTISGNAFVLSYGISGISLLYGTEQFTISFNAFISVYTDKSTPSSRSYPDIDYINGGIITTTPYSTYEGNAFEGKFKGGAFQVIPIQSRSSIAGLTSDILLGTYSGLTQDNTQDYKSNNLWNSVVFKNHFLAGEAEFRVSYTSQPPIKINFLGGWFIGQRASTTLGSTTPNIELFYDSPYIANTLSINDKVYIFETDTHTGTYNSVSIKNAISISNYKFFAQSLKCKYISIVDSKFSHFSNTSDFLKKYTNQLYLSNVNGTKTNLDNTISYFFPLYNFGASILSANQINFSFIPNFDYLDSNGQSMSYIVNDVYQTTVPHLILSPSQYTINETFTSNVVTLPSSNGKYTVMVSAKSYNALLSPSYSEAGSYYANTYIADSVCNSFYLGIDLTPDVEATRRALSIFGNSWTKCGWVNSLGKCTTTGLFSKITTTTPSSITDGTTPVTSTDSISMLTTYLSNDVINSIPSTINITLPGNSQYKFYLYTYNPSFTGNSIFTSLPLYTIKVDGAYQEPFTRTTPQYQYYQKLGPFFWNNDQSTDKVLNIQWASDNSKFAIPISGIEIYSSITTPFAIPIDP; encoded by the exons atgaaatctttactttttattttttctttaatttttatattattaataatatcaactaaaa AATCAAATGGTCAAAGTTTATAtagttttgatttttcatctGCTCGTGTTACTATAAGTGGTCAACCACATTTTAAAGTTGATTATTATCCAGGAAgtacaaatacaaattatAAAGGTGATTTTTATCCAGATTTAGAGACAAATACAAATGTAAAGAAATATTCATTTACTGGTAATTCAACACTTAGTTCAACCACAAATTATAGAACAACAGGATTTCTTACACCAGCTATAGATAGAATAGATAATCCAATTTCAACAATGATTACAGATATAAATAGTGTTTTAATTGTACCAGCTGGTATTACAATTACAGttaattcatcaaattcaattccaACATTATTGGTTAAAGGtagattaattttaaatccaaCATTTAATTCAAAGTTGGTTTGTcaaaaagttattattttcccaggtggtgttgttgaatCAATTCCAGCATCAACTTCAAATCATTCAATTGTAATCAATGGTTTTGATCCAACCGATTATCCAAGTTGGGATCCATTAAAAACATCATCATTTATTTCATTGGGTGGTAGTGTAACATTACGTGGTTTCGATACAAGTTCAATGTGGACTGGTGTAAATAACTCTTTCACTTCATATGGTggtacatttttaaaatcattctCTTATCCAACTTCAAATCAACCAGTATATAAATTGGTTAGTCCACTCTTACAAACTGCTGTAAATTTCAATCCAAATTATACACTTAGTAACTATTACACTGGTCTTTCTGGTGCATCTGGTATTTATCATTCAAGAGATGGTACAAATTATGGTGGTGCAGGTTATATCTTAATGCGtccatttttaaagaatttatttgttAGTGGTGTTTTTAGTAGTTCAATGGTTTTCACACTTGATTCTTCagttaatattgaaaattcagTATTCTCTGATATTGGTCAtacaacatcatcaccattggATGATTATACATTAGATTCAACCTATACAATCACTCATGTTGGTACAAATCCATCAGATAGATATCCAATTACAATTTTACATAACAAACTTGCTgttaatattcaaaataatatgtTTATACCATTAAATGATTATACCAATCAGCAAAGTTTAACACCAAGAGCTTATATTGGAATTAAACGTTCATTTGGTACCATAAGTGGTAATGCTTTCGTATTAAGTTATGGTATTAGTGGTATTAGTTTATTATATGGTACTGAACAATTTACAATTAGTTTCAATGCATTTATCTCTGTTTATACTGATAAGAGTACACCATCATCAAGATCATATCCAGATATTGATTATATTAATGGTGGTATCATTACAACTACACCCTATTCAACCTATGAAGGTAATGCATTTGAAGGTAAATTTAAAGGTGGTGCATTCCAAGTTATTCCAATTCAATCAAGATCATCAATCGCTGGCTTAACCTCTGATATCCTTTTAGGAACTTATTCTGGTCTTACTCAAGATAATACACAAgattataaatcaaataatcttTGGAATAgtgttgtttttaaaaatcatttcCTCGCTGGTGAAGCTGAATTCCGTGTTTCCTATACATCTCaaccaccaattaaaattaactttTTAGGTGGTTGGTTCATTGGTCAAAGAGCATCAACAACTCTTGGTTCAACTACTCCAAATATTGAACTCTTTTATGATTCACCATACATTGCCAATACTTTATCCATCAATGATAAAGTATATATTTTCGAGACTGATACACACACTGGTACCTATAATTCAGTATCAATAAAGAATGCAATTTCAATATCgaattataaattctttGCACAATCATTGAAATGTAAATATATTTCAATTGTTGATTCTAAATTTTCACATTTTTCAAATACCTCTGATTTCTTAAAGAAATATACAAATCAACTTTATCTTTCAAATGTAAATGGTACTAAAACCAATTTGGATAATACAATTTCATACTTTTTCCCATTGTATAACTTTGGTGCATCAATTTTATCAgcaaatcaaattaatttctcATTTATTCCAAACTTTGATTACCTTGATAGTAATGGTCAAAGTATGAGTTATATTGTTAATGATGTTTATCAAACTACAGTTCCACACTTAATCCTATCTCCATCTCAATATACTATAAATGAAACTTTTACATCAAATGTTGTTACTCTTCCATCATCAAATGGAAAATATACCGTTATGGTCTCTGCTAAATCCTATAACGCACTTCTATCTCCATCCTATAGTGAAGCTGGTTCATACTATGCAAATACCTATATTGCAGATTCAGTTTGTAATTCATTTTATCTTGGTATTGATTTAACACCAGATGTTGAAGCAACTCGTCGTGCATTATCAATCTTTGGTAACTCTTGGACTAAATGTGGTTGGGTTAATAGTTTAGGTAAATGTACTACCACTGGTTTATTCTCAAagattacaacaacaactccaTCATCTATAACCGATGGTACCACTCCAGTAACATCCACTGATTCAATCAGTATGTTAACTACATACCTTAGTAATGATGTTATTAATAGTATTCCAAGTACTATTAATATCACGTTACCAGGAAATTCACAATACAAATTCTATTTATACACTTATAATCCTTCATTTACTGGTAATTCCATTTTTACTTCACTTCCATTATACACAATTAAAGTCGATGGTGCCTATCAAGAACCATTCACAAGAACTACTCCTCAATACCAATACTATCAAAAATTAGGTCCATTCTTTTGGAATAATGATCAATCAActgataaagttttaaatattcaatggGCTTCagataattcaaaatttgcTATCCCAATCTCTGGCATAGAAATTTATTCATCAATAACAACTCCTTTTGCCATCCCAATTGATCCATAA